From the genome of Yersinia enterocolitica, one region includes:
- a CDS encoding cobalamin biosynthesis protein (CobD; CbiB in Salmonella; converts cobyric acid to cobinamide by the addition of aminopropanol on the F carboxylic group), which yields MTLSAWFVAFLLDSWLGDPPHWPHPVRWMGNLISVMQRAIRAVCHSERALKWGGAALWLVVVGVTWLLSWGFLSLMTHINPWLGWLAQVWMIYTLLAGRCLSDAALLVFDALKHGSLAQSREKLSWIVGRDTSQLEKPQITRAVVETVAENSVDGVIAPLFFLMLGGAPLAMAYKAVNTLDSMVGYKTPKYRAIGYVSARMDDVANWIPARLSWLLLSVAAWLLRADYRQALHIGWRDRYQHASPNCAWSEATVAGALGVRLGGPNDYFGVRVEKPWIGDERREVALDDIPRTIHLMLMASLLALLLFALIRLLLVGI from the coding sequence ATGACCCTGAGCGCATGGTTTGTCGCTTTCTTGCTTGATAGCTGGCTCGGCGACCCGCCGCACTGGCCGCACCCGGTGCGCTGGATGGGTAACCTGATCTCTGTAATGCAACGTGCTATCCGTGCGGTTTGCCATAGCGAACGGGCACTGAAGTGGGGGGGAGCAGCGCTGTGGTTGGTGGTGGTCGGCGTGACATGGCTGCTGAGTTGGGGGTTCTTATCACTGATGACACACATCAATCCGTGGCTCGGCTGGTTGGCGCAAGTGTGGATGATTTACACCCTCTTAGCCGGACGTTGCCTGAGTGATGCGGCGCTACTGGTATTTGATGCCCTGAAGCACGGTTCGCTGGCACAAAGCCGCGAGAAGCTGTCATGGATTGTCGGGCGTGACACCTCACAACTAGAGAAGCCACAAATCACCCGTGCGGTGGTAGAGACAGTGGCCGAAAACAGCGTTGATGGCGTGATTGCACCGCTGTTCTTTTTGATGTTAGGCGGCGCCCCGCTGGCAATGGCTTACAAAGCAGTCAATACCCTTGATTCGATGGTGGGTTACAAAACGCCAAAATACCGCGCGATTGGTTATGTGTCGGCACGGATGGATGATGTGGCGAACTGGATCCCAGCCCGTCTGAGCTGGTTATTACTCAGCGTAGCCGCGTGGTTACTACGAGCCGATTACCGTCAGGCATTGCACATCGGCTGGCGTGATCGTTATCAGCACGCCAGTCCTAACTGTGCCTGGTCTGAAGCCACGGTTGCCGGTGCGCTGGGCGTGCGGCTGGGGGGGCCGAATGATTACTTTGGCGTGCGGGTTGAAAAACCCTGGATCGGTGATGAACGGCGCGAGGTGGCGCTGGATGATATCCCGCGCACTATCCATTTGATGCTGATGGCGTCGTTATTAGCACTATTACTGTTTGCCCTGATTCGTCTGCTGCTGGTCGGCATTTAA
- a CDS encoding cobalt-precorrin-7 (C(5))-methyltransferase (catalyzes the methylation of C-5 in cobalt-precorrin-6Y to form cobalt-precorrin-7W-a), translating to MITVVGIGPGDIDYLTPEAQWAISQAEVLVGGKRHLATFSSNVRESRLLDADLLGLLEWLDSNKTRAIVVLASGDPLLYGIGKLLAANFGTDELHIVPGISAIQYLCAKVALDMNDLFLTSSHGRVPDFDWIFQHDKVAMVTDSIIGPRAIADALHQRGLSRTLIIGENLSQPNERIHRLSQQQVAARYDMNVVVILNER from the coding sequence ATGATTACGGTTGTTGGCATCGGCCCAGGTGATATCGACTATCTGACCCCTGAAGCCCAGTGGGCTATCAGCCAGGCTGAGGTATTGGTGGGCGGGAAGCGCCATCTGGCAACATTTAGCAGCAATGTTCGTGAGTCCCGCTTGTTAGATGCGGATCTGCTGGGGTTACTGGAGTGGCTGGATAGCAACAAAACTCGCGCCATTGTGGTATTGGCTTCCGGTGATCCTCTGCTGTATGGCATTGGCAAACTGCTGGCGGCGAACTTCGGCACTGACGAGCTACATATCGTGCCCGGCATCAGCGCTATTCAATATCTGTGTGCCAAAGTGGCGCTGGATATGAATGACCTTTTTCTTACCAGCAGCCACGGGCGGGTACCCGATTTTGACTGGATTTTCCAGCATGACAAGGTGGCGATGGTGACTGACAGCATTATCGGCCCGCGTGCCATCGCCGATGCATTACATCAGCGTGGTCTGTCCCGCACCTTGATTATCGGTGAAAACCTGTCACAACCCAATGAACGTATTCACCGTCTGTCGCAACAACAGGTAGCGGCGCGTTATGACATGAATGTGGTGGTGATCCTCAATGAGAGATGA
- the cbiD gene encoding cobalt-precorrin-5B (C(1))-methyltransferase (Catalyzes the methylation of C-1 in cobalt-precorrin-5 and the subsequent extrusion of acetic acid from the resulting intermediate to form cobalt-precorrin-6A) has protein sequence MSEATVNDSQMLQNQQLDSIWHNGKQYRKGYTTGSCATAAAKVAALMVLRQQVIDQISIVTPSGVTLCLNVEQPLIEGQQATAAIRKDGGDDVDATHGMLIFARVTLREQTEITLRGGEGVGTVSRKGIGLPVGSSAINRTPRQTIEAAVREVIGPLRGAEIEIFAPEGQERAKKTYNGRLGILGGISIIGTTGIVTPMSEESWKRSLALELEMKRAAGEDRVILVPGNHGERFVRDHLGLDSQRVVTMSNFVGYMLQETVRLGFRQVLLVGHPGKLVKVAAGIFHTHSHIADGRMETLVAHLALMGAPHALLLEVNQCNTTEAAMELIAEQGWQAVYSRIAERICERIAEMMRFSVNPPQCDAILFSFDNQVLGSSRPLDEIVEALR, from the coding sequence ATGAGTGAGGCTACTGTCAATGACAGTCAGATGCTGCAAAACCAGCAATTAGACAGCATTTGGCATAACGGCAAACAATATCGCAAAGGTTACACCACCGGTTCTTGTGCGACGGCGGCGGCTAAAGTGGCGGCGCTAATGGTGTTGCGCCAGCAAGTGATTGACCAGATTTCAATTGTGACGCCTTCCGGTGTCACGTTATGCCTGAATGTAGAACAACCCCTCATTGAGGGCCAGCAAGCTACGGCGGCCATCCGCAAAGATGGTGGTGATGATGTTGATGCTACCCACGGCATGCTGATTTTTGCTCGCGTCACGCTGCGTGAACAGACGGAAATTACTCTGCGTGGTGGCGAAGGGGTCGGGACAGTGAGCCGTAAAGGTATTGGCCTCCCCGTCGGCAGCTCAGCCATTAATCGTACGCCACGCCAAACCATCGAGGCAGCAGTGCGCGAGGTCATCGGCCCGTTACGCGGTGCTGAAATAGAGATCTTTGCTCCCGAAGGGCAAGAGCGGGCGAAAAAAACCTATAACGGGCGGTTGGGGATCCTCGGTGGCATTTCCATCATCGGCACTACCGGCATTGTGACACCGATGTCGGAAGAGAGCTGGAAACGCTCGCTGGCATTGGAATTGGAGATGAAGCGCGCGGCGGGTGAAGATCGCGTCATTCTGGTACCGGGCAATCATGGCGAGCGCTTTGTTCGCGACCATCTGGGCCTCGACAGCCAGCGGGTGGTGACCATGAGTAATTTCGTCGGTTATATGTTGCAGGAAACCGTGCGACTGGGCTTTCGTCAGGTGCTGCTGGTAGGGCATCCCGGCAAATTAGTGAAAGTGGCCGCCGGTATCTTCCATACCCACAGCCATATCGCGGATGGGCGTATGGAAACATTGGTTGCCCATCTGGCGCTGATGGGGGCGCCGCATGCGCTACTGCTTGAAGTGAACCAGTGCAACACCACTGAAGCGGCGATGGAATTGATTGCTGAGCAGGGGTGGCAGGCGGTCTACAGCCGTATTGCCGAACGTATCTGTGAGCGAATTGCTGAAATGATGCGTTTCTCCGTTAATCCGCCGCAGTGCGATGCGATTTTATTCTCTTTCGATAATCAGGTGTTAGGCAGCAGTCGGCCTCTGGATGAAATTGTGGAGGCATTGCGATGA
- a CDS encoding cobalt-precorrin-8 methylmutase — translation MNYIKNPQEIEQNSFAIIGDIIADEHPDFRFVSEMQEAVIKRVIHTTADFDWLDILHFSPQVLTHIAEGIRRGCTLYTDTTMAMSGINKVLLKQMGCECRCYISDPRVVESAPLQGITRSMAAVDVALAESGEKLFVFGNAPTALFRLLERHATPIAVIGVPVGFVGAAESKDALVASDLPCIAALGRKGGSNVAAAIINAILYQLRGAL, via the coding sequence ATGAACTATATAAAGAACCCGCAGGAAATAGAGCAAAACAGTTTTGCCATCATCGGTGACATTATTGCCGATGAGCACCCGGACTTTCGCTTTGTCAGTGAGATGCAAGAAGCGGTGATCAAGCGGGTTATCCATACCACGGCGGATTTTGATTGGCTGGATATTCTGCATTTCTCACCGCAGGTACTAACCCATATTGCCGAGGGTATCCGCCGGGGTTGCACCCTTTATACCGATACTACGATGGCGATGTCCGGTATCAACAAAGTGCTGTTAAAGCAGATGGGATGCGAATGCCGTTGCTACATCAGTGACCCACGGGTGGTGGAGAGTGCGCCGCTACAGGGTATTACTCGCTCGATGGCCGCAGTGGATGTTGCTCTGGCAGAGTCAGGAGAAAAGCTGTTTGTCTTTGGTAATGCCCCGACTGCGTTATTCCGCTTGTTGGAACGCCACGCCACACCGATCGCGGTCATTGGTGTACCGGTGGGGTTTGTCGGGGCGGCTGAATCCAAAGATGCCTTGGTTGCCAGTGACCTGCCATGCATTGCAGCACTTGGGCGCAAAGGGGGCAGCAATGTGGCAGCAGCCATCATCAATGCCATCCTCTATCAGTTGCGGGGGGCGCTATGA
- a CDS encoding decarboxylating cobalt-precorrin-6B (C(15))-methyltransferase (catalyzes the methylation of either C-15 or C-5 in cobalt-precorrin-6Y to form cobalt-precorrin-7W; decarboxylating), with the protein MRDDLFLRGQKVPMTKEAVRALALERLELPCYGHLIDVGAGTGSVALEAALRFPDLQVTAIERNPAALELISENRQRLGCHNVAIIAGVAPLPNTAAADAIFIGGSGGHLTDLIDWALMTLKPDGRLVLTFILLNNLNDALAHLQHCAVSQLDCVQLQLSTLTPLGSGHYFKPNNPTYLISCHKEARNV; encoded by the coding sequence ATGAGAGATGATCTGTTCTTACGTGGGCAAAAAGTCCCGATGACCAAAGAAGCGGTGCGCGCATTGGCACTGGAACGGCTGGAGTTGCCTTGTTATGGCCACCTGATTGATGTGGGCGCCGGGACGGGCAGTGTGGCGTTGGAGGCGGCACTGCGCTTCCCCGATTTGCAGGTCACCGCGATTGAGCGCAACCCAGCGGCACTGGAACTGATTAGCGAAAACCGCCAGCGGCTGGGTTGCCACAATGTGGCGATTATTGCAGGCGTTGCCCCCTTGCCTAATACGGCCGCAGCCGATGCCATTTTTATTGGTGGCAGCGGCGGGCATTTAACCGATCTGATTGATTGGGCGCTGATGACGCTAAAGCCCGATGGCCGTTTGGTACTGACCTTTATTTTGCTCAACAACCTTAATGACGCGTTGGCTCACTTACAGCACTGCGCTGTCAGCCAGTTAGATTGCGTGCAGTTGCAACTCTCCACCCTGACCCCTTTGGGCAGCGGACACTATTTTAAACCTAATAATCCTACTTATCTTATTTCCTGCCACAAGGAGGCGCGCAATGTCTGA